Part of the Vibrio sp. SCSIO 43137 genome, GAGAGCCTCAGGATCGACAGGAACTGGTAGATGTAATCCGGGATTCTGAAGAGAATGATCTGATAGACCATGATACCCGAGACATGCTTGAGGGTGTAATGGAAATTTCTGAGATGCGGGTAAGGGATATTATGATACCGCGCTCTCAGATGGTGACAGTAGAGAAAGAGCAGAATTTAGATGAGCTCATCGCTGTTATCACAGAAGCTCAACACTCCCGCTACCCGGTCATTAGCGAAGACAAAGACCATGTAGAAGGCATTCTGTTAGCGAAGGACTTAATCAAATATCTTGGGTCAGACAGTGAACCATTCCAGATCAGTGAAGTCATAAGACAAGCTGTTGTTGTACCGGAAAGTAAACGGGTTGACCGGCTGCTGAAAGAGTTCCGCGAAGAGCGTTACCACATGTCTATCGTTGTTGATGAGTTTGGCGGTGTTTCCGGCCTTGTTACCATCGAAGATATCCTCGAAGAGATTGTCGGCGAGATCGAAGATGAGTTCGATGACGAGGAAGAAGCAGAAATCCGCAAACTTAGTAAGCACACCTTTGCCGTCAAAGCCCTGACCACCATAGAAGAGTTTAACGAAACCTT contains:
- the corC gene encoding CNNM family magnesium/cobalt transport protein CorC (CorC(YbeX) belongs to the Cyclin M Mg2+ Exporter (CNNM) family, and was characterized as belonging to a set of three proteins, at least one of which must be present for CorA to function.); protein product: MNDDNAPSSEGNSGKSEGPSRKSFFERLGKIFQGEPQDRQELVDVIRDSEENDLIDHDTRDMLEGVMEISEMRVRDIMIPRSQMVTVEKEQNLDELIAVITEAQHSRYPVISEDKDHVEGILLAKDLIKYLGSDSEPFQISEVIRQAVVVPESKRVDRLLKEFREERYHMSIVVDEFGGVSGLVTIEDILEEIVGEIEDEFDDEEEAEIRKLSKHTFAVKALTTIEEFNETFGTQFSDDEVDTIGGMVMTTFGHLPTRGEVVEIENYSFKVTSADNRRVVQLQVTIPDGETSTLVED